In one Gammaproteobacteria bacterium genomic region, the following are encoded:
- a CDS encoding threonylcarbamoyl-AMP synthase, which yields MSQYFEIHPDNPQKRLIRRAVEILREGAVIAYPTDSSYALGCIIGDKGAMETIRRIRDLDNKHNFTLMCRDLSQIATYAKVSNSAFRLLKAHTPGAYTFIFKATHEVPRRLQHPKRRTIGIRIPNHPISQALLEELGEPLMSSTLILPGEDLPEVDPQAIRARLEHETGLVIDGGGCRPEPTTVIDMTGETVAVLREGLGPTDVFQ from the coding sequence ATGAGCCAATATTTCGAGATCCATCCCGACAATCCACAGAAGCGCCTGATACGCCGGGCTGTGGAGATCCTGCGCGAGGGCGCGGTGATCGCCTATCCGACAGACTCGAGTTACGCACTCGGCTGCATCATCGGCGACAAGGGGGCGATGGAGACCATCCGGCGCATCCGCGATCTGGATAACAAGCACAATTTCACCCTCATGTGCCGCGACCTGTCCCAGATCGCCACCTATGCCAAGGTGAGCAACAGCGCCTTCCGGCTGTTGAAGGCGCACACGCCCGGTGCGTACACCTTTATCTTCAAGGCCACCCACGAGGTGCCGCGCCGGCTGCAACACCCCAAACGCCGCACCATCGGCATCCGCATCCCGAACCATCCCATCAGCCAGGCGTTGCTGGAGGAACTGGGCGAGCCGCTGATGAGCTCCACGCTCATCCTGCCGGGCGAGGACCTGCCGGAGGTCGATCCGCAGGCCATCCGTGCCCGGCTCGAACATGAGACCGGCCTGGTGATCGACGGCGGCGGCTGCCGCCCCGAGCCGACGACGGTCATCGATATGACCGGCGAGACGGTAGCGGTGTTGCGCGA